Proteins from a single region of Pseudopedobacter saltans DSM 12145:
- a CDS encoding GH92 family glycosyl hydrolase — protein MKKALVYLAIVCCFGSHVFGQNLLDCVNPFIGTGASTTLSSQKHASGTENLANTIPAVGVPFGMTQWTPQSQQTEKKCLAPYYYNDKKLYGFRGTHWLSGSCTQDYGSFTITPISGKLQINPEIYAFDNLHQNEIATPNYYQTDIPAYQLKVQLTAKQRSAFFNITANATDSVYILITPNSDKNQAYIKVDQKNNRISGYNPAYRIYQGSGKPAGFNGYFVIEMDRPFTVRGVFSDNKLQSTDSLSKQKDLGAYVGFKLNKNEQLKLRVGTSFTSIENAIKNLHAEIKHWDFEQIKKESEANWLKYFNKIKIEDESRENKTIFYTALYHSLQHPRLFNDVDGTYPQFDSHYKNATTKGNYYDDFSMWDIYRAQLPLLELIAPEETNDMLKSLIIKGQQAKWLPIFPCWNSITGAMIGDHATSFITSRYLKGFRDFDITEAYRLMRQNAFDIPSKEIYLTGKGRRGLESYLKYGYIPLEDEVLDAFHKREQVSRTLEYAFDDYALAMFAKQKGEKKDWKILLNRSKNYKNVFDKATGFVRGRYKNGTWYKDFNPDIKHSFITEGTSRQYMFYVPHDVNGLIKLMGGKKKFEQALDSLFKKNEYWHGNEPGHHIPFLYNYTRSPWKTKQYVHQILKEEYGNGIGGLSGNDDTGQMSAWYIFAAMGFYPVNPVSGEYQITAPLFKKVSLTLPNDRILNIENFKTNEKSGKINKIIWNGKTHKSWSYRYKDLLNGGEVRFMLD, from the coding sequence ATGAAAAAAGCACTAGTCTATTTAGCCATTGTTTGTTGTTTTGGTAGCCATGTTTTCGGGCAGAATTTGTTGGATTGCGTAAATCCCTTTATTGGCACCGGAGCTTCTACAACTTTAAGTTCACAAAAGCATGCTTCGGGAACCGAAAATTTAGCAAATACCATCCCTGCAGTGGGAGTCCCATTTGGAATGACACAATGGACACCACAATCCCAACAAACAGAAAAAAAATGTTTAGCCCCATATTATTATAATGATAAAAAGTTATACGGATTTAGAGGAACGCATTGGTTAAGCGGTTCATGTACTCAAGATTATGGCAGCTTTACCATTACACCCATAAGTGGGAAATTGCAAATCAATCCTGAAATTTATGCCTTTGATAACTTGCATCAAAACGAAATAGCAACGCCCAATTATTATCAGACAGATATACCCGCATACCAATTAAAAGTTCAGCTTACGGCAAAACAAAGAAGTGCTTTTTTCAATATCACGGCCAATGCAACAGATAGTGTGTATATCTTAATAACACCAAATAGTGATAAGAATCAGGCTTACATAAAAGTCGACCAGAAAAATAATAGAATATCAGGATATAATCCCGCTTATAGAATTTATCAGGGCAGTGGCAAACCCGCTGGCTTTAATGGTTATTTTGTTATCGAAATGGATAGACCTTTTACGGTTCGGGGTGTCTTTTCCGATAATAAATTACAATCTACAGATAGCCTATCTAAACAGAAGGATTTAGGTGCCTATGTTGGTTTTAAACTGAACAAAAATGAACAATTAAAGCTAAGGGTGGGAACCTCGTTTACCAGCATAGAAAATGCAATAAAAAATCTTCATGCAGAGATTAAACATTGGGATTTTGAACAGATAAAAAAAGAAAGCGAAGCCAATTGGTTGAAATATTTCAATAAGATTAAGATCGAGGATGAGAGTCGGGAGAATAAAACCATATTCTATACTGCATTATACCACAGTTTGCAACATCCACGCTTGTTTAATGATGTTGATGGAACTTATCCTCAGTTTGATAGTCATTATAAAAACGCAACTACCAAAGGAAATTACTATGATGATTTCTCGATGTGGGACATCTATCGGGCGCAGTTACCTTTATTGGAATTGATTGCACCAGAAGAGACTAATGATATGTTGAAGTCATTGATTATAAAGGGACAACAAGCAAAATGGTTACCTATATTTCCTTGTTGGAATAGCATAACCGGTGCAATGATAGGAGATCATGCAACAAGTTTTATCACCTCGCGATACCTTAAAGGATTCAGGGACTTTGATATCACCGAAGCCTATCGTTTGATGCGGCAAAATGCTTTTGATATTCCTTCCAAAGAAATTTATTTGACAGGAAAAGGCAGACGTGGTTTGGAATCATACCTCAAATATGGATATATTCCTTTAGAAGATGAAGTTTTAGATGCCTTTCATAAACGAGAGCAAGTGTCAAGAACTTTGGAATATGCTTTTGATGATTACGCCCTCGCTATGTTCGCTAAACAAAAGGGAGAAAAAAAAGACTGGAAAATATTACTCAATAGATCAAAAAACTATAAGAACGTATTTGATAAAGCAACAGGCTTTGTCCGTGGCAGATATAAGAATGGAACATGGTATAAGGACTTTAATCCCGACATAAAGCATAGTTTCATAACAGAAGGCACCTCCAGACAATACATGTTTTATGTGCCGCATGATGTAAATGGTTTGATAAAGTTGATGGGAGGCAAGAAAAAATTTGAACAAGCCCTGGATAGTCTTTTTAAAAAAAATGAATACTGGCATGGAAATGAGCCGGGACACCATATTCCATTTTTGTATAATTATACCCGTTCACCATGGAAGACAAAGCAATATGTTCATCAGATCTTAAAGGAAGAATATGGCAATGGAATAGGAGGGTTGAGTGGGAATGATGATACCGGGCAAATGTCTGCCTGGTACATATTTGCTGCAATGGGATTTTATCCTGTTAATCCCGTTTCTGGAGAATATCAAATTACTGCACCATTATTCAAAAAAGTAAGTTTAACCCTGCCCAATGATAGGATATTGAATATAGAAAATTTTAAGACTAATGAAAAATCCGGGAAAATAAACAAGATTATTTGGAATGGTAAGACTCATAAAAGTTGGTCTTATCGTTATAAGGATTTGCTAAATGGAGGTGAAGTGAGGTTTATGTTAGATTAA
- a CDS encoding alpha-L-fucosidase, which yields MLRRFFLIVLIAVIGQRDLSAQALSKDEKMAWWREARFGMFIHFGTYAQWGGVYHGHQQARGGAEWIMNRAKIPVQEYIDTAKNFNPVKYNAEFWAKAAKDAGMKYLIITTKHHDGFALFDTKVSHWNSLQASKYGKDLIKPLAEACKKYGIKLGFYYSQSQDWVNPGGAVARKVMAEGWPNPDSTKINAYTEAHRGHWDPAQETKTFDQYINDVAVPQVKELLTNYGEVSVLWWDTPMQINDEQATKLQNVLKLQPNIITNDRLKRPNFPGDTKTPEQKIPDRKELDGKDWETCMTMNGSWGFKSWDHNWKSSEILVRNLIDIASKGGNYLLNIGPKPDGSFPQESIDRLKDIGAWMDKNKEAIYATKANPLDEVSWGRITTKLNDKKESVLYLSVFDLPKNGTLSIPDLNAPVKSANLLAGGQKVAFKKAKSGYDFQLNALNGKYATVIKVTLKGQIKDKHFSGANMKTGELD from the coding sequence ATGTTAAGAAGATTTTTCCTGATAGTGCTAATCGCTGTGATTGGGCAGCGAGATTTATCTGCTCAGGCTTTAAGCAAGGACGAGAAGATGGCATGGTGGCGCGAAGCCAGATTTGGTATGTTTATCCATTTCGGGACTTATGCACAATGGGGCGGGGTATATCATGGCCACCAACAAGCCAGGGGTGGAGCAGAATGGATTATGAACCGCGCTAAAATTCCTGTACAGGAATATATTGATACAGCAAAGAATTTTAATCCTGTGAAATACAATGCCGAATTTTGGGCGAAAGCAGCAAAAGATGCCGGGATGAAATATTTGATCATTACGACCAAACATCACGACGGTTTTGCTTTGTTCGATACTAAAGTGAGTCATTGGAACTCCTTGCAAGCTTCTAAATACGGTAAAGACTTGATAAAGCCTTTGGCAGAAGCATGTAAAAAATATGGAATAAAATTGGGTTTTTATTATTCACAATCTCAGGATTGGGTAAACCCGGGGGGGGCTGTAGCAAGAAAGGTGATGGCCGAAGGATGGCCTAATCCGGATTCGACCAAAATAAATGCCTACACAGAAGCACACAGAGGACACTGGGATCCTGCTCAGGAGACAAAAACGTTTGATCAATATATTAACGACGTGGCTGTTCCGCAAGTAAAAGAATTATTGACTAATTACGGAGAGGTTTCTGTGCTTTGGTGGGATACACCGATGCAAATTAATGATGAGCAAGCAACTAAATTGCAAAATGTTTTAAAGCTACAACCGAATATCATCACTAATGATAGATTGAAAAGACCTAATTTCCCTGGAGATACCAAAACACCAGAACAGAAAATACCGGATAGAAAAGAGTTGGATGGCAAAGATTGGGAAACCTGTATGACCATGAACGGCAGCTGGGGATTCAAAAGCTGGGATCACAATTGGAAAAGTTCGGAAATCTTGGTTAGAAACCTGATAGACATTGCTTCAAAAGGTGGGAATTATTTATTGAATATCGGGCCTAAACCAGACGGATCATTCCCGCAGGAAAGTATAGACCGTTTAAAAGATATTGGTGCATGGATGGATAAAAATAAAGAAGCAATTTATGCAACCAAAGCAAATCCATTGGATGAAGTATCCTGGGGAAGAATAACCACCAAATTAAATGATAAAAAAGAAAGTGTGCTTTACCTTTCAGTATTTGATTTGCCGAAAAATGGAACATTGTCTATACCTGATTTAAATGCTCCGGTAAAATCAGCAAATCTGTTAGCAGGTGGACAGAAGGTGGCTTTTAAAAAGGCAAAATCCGGCTACGATTTTCAGCTGAATGCATTGAATGGTAAATATGCGACAGTAATAAAAGTGACTCTAAAAGGACAGATAAAAGACAAACATTTCTCTGGGGCAAATATGAAAACCGGAGAATTAGATTAG
- a CDS encoding alpha/beta hydrolase family protein → MMNTNNKTIKIFTLYVYSFLLASFSTELFSAEPKFKRKTEFDIFSKIEGDFKQSDFHGFVCADFTFKGRKAKIVKPITVAKWKPWIWRARFWGHEPQTDIALLKQGFHVVYCDVVELYGNKEAITIWNDFYDFLRKSGLAKKAVLEGMSRGGVYVYNWAAENPKKVACIYADNPVLDLKSWPGGKGKGPGSTKDWQIFLKDYQLDTDQKIADFDGSPVNKIIQIVKGKYPMLHVCGSEDEVVPLDENTLPFAEQIKKAGGHIEIIMKPGGKHHPHSLKDPKPIVDFILNAVEKQ, encoded by the coding sequence ATGATGAATACAAACAATAAAACAATAAAAATTTTCACGCTGTATGTATATTCGTTCTTGCTAGCCAGTTTTAGCACAGAACTATTTTCAGCTGAACCAAAATTTAAACGAAAAACCGAGTTCGATATCTTTTCAAAAATTGAAGGCGATTTTAAGCAAAGCGATTTCCATGGTTTCGTTTGTGCAGATTTTACTTTTAAAGGAAGAAAAGCTAAAATAGTTAAACCCATTACAGTAGCCAAGTGGAAGCCATGGATTTGGAGAGCGCGTTTTTGGGGGCATGAGCCTCAGACAGATATTGCTTTGCTCAAACAAGGTTTTCATGTAGTCTATTGCGATGTGGTGGAGCTATATGGGAATAAAGAGGCGATAACTATATGGAATGATTTTTATGATTTTCTAAGGAAAAGTGGTTTAGCGAAAAAAGCCGTTTTAGAAGGAATGAGCAGAGGCGGTGTCTATGTTTATAATTGGGCTGCGGAAAACCCCAAAAAGGTAGCATGTATATATGCAGACAATCCCGTACTGGATCTTAAAAGTTGGCCCGGAGGAAAAGGAAAGGGACCGGGAAGCACAAAAGATTGGCAGATTTTCTTGAAGGACTATCAGCTGGATACAGATCAAAAAATAGCAGATTTTGATGGTAGTCCCGTCAACAAAATTATACAGATAGTAAAAGGAAAGTATCCGATGCTGCATGTTTGTGGTTCCGAAGATGAAGTAGTTCCGCTAGATGAAAATACCTTGCCCTTCGCGGAGCAGATTAAAAAAGCTGGAGGCCATATTGAAATAATTATGAAGCCTGGAGGTAAACATCATCCGCACAGCTTAAAAGATCCAAAACCTATTGTAGATTTTATCCTGAACGCTGTTGAAAAACAATAA